TGCGAACCCAGAACTCAGAATTTAGTGAGCACTCACGACAGTGGACAGTGATCGATTCACTGTTTAGTGTCGTGAGTTCTGAGTTCTTTGTTTGTGATGTTAGCTCTTTCTATATGCCAGAGCAAAGCGCTCAATGCCAGCTAAATCTTTATGAATCTGAATGTTACAGTAACTCCCTTGATTGTGCAACATTTCTCCCACAGCATCTGCCTGTCCTTTCATCATCTCAATCAACCAAACCCCACCAGAGCGTAAATAGGTGGAAGAAATTTCTACCAAATGGCGGATGCAATCTAAACCATCTATGCCACCGTCTAAAGCTAAATGTGGTTCATGCTTAACAACTTCAAGCTGTAGGGTAGGTATGATGTTAGTGGGAATATAGGGCGGGTTAGATATCATTCCGCTGAATTGACCTTTAAGCGATGCTAAAGGTTGCCACCAAGAACCTTGGTAAAATTGAATACGCTCCCCAAAACCTAAATTTTGAGCGTTTGCCTTTGCAACCACTAGCGCCTCATGACTGTAGTCAACAGCGTGAATGATTGCTGTGGTGAAAACGTCTGCTAATCCAATGGCGATCGCCCCACTACCAGTTCCCAAATCAGCCCAGTGTCCTTGCTCTAAAGACGGTGTCACCTTACTGTTTCTAGCAGCAGCGACAGCTAAATCTATCAAGTACTCTGTTTCTGGTCTGGGAATCAAAACCGCTTTTGACACAGCGATTTTATACTTTCGCCAAGGAGTTGCTCCTGCAACATATTGTACTGGCAAGTGTTCATTTAAGCGCTGCTGCCAGAGTTTGTCTAAATCCTCTAAAGATAATTTCAAAGGAATCTCAGCCTGGTTTTTGTATGATTCCAAGCGTAATGCCAAGCGGTCTAATCCAGCGACTTCTTGTAGTAACCAATCGACTTCAGTAGGTAAAATAGCAGTGGCGTTGGCAGCTTGAATCGCCACGTTACGCCACTGCCAAAGTTGTAAACCAGTTACTGATAACTGCTTATCTGCCATGCCTTTATACTATCAGGCATAAGTTTATTTCTTTTTGGCAGGGGGGTTTTGACTTGCACCACCACCTCGCTTGCTAACGACATACTGCATGCTCTCGGTAGATGGTACTATGGCGACTTGGCTGAGCCAAGTGTCATTTTTCTCTTTCAAAGTTTTTATGACTCCCTCTATGTCCACAACCTGAATATCAGCCTTGGGAACTTGTTGCTTGACCTGGCTTAATAAATTTTGGGCGTCTTTTTGACTCAAGAACAAAGGAATAACTTCCTTATTGTCAGTCTTCCGTTTGACGGATACATATCCTTTATCTGGAGATCTAACAATAAAAACAGGCACACTTGGGAACTGCTTAACTTCTTTACCGCTTTGGCGCAGCAATGTTACTGCTCCTTCTAGATCTTGTTTTCCAGGATTAAAAGCAAACACTAGGTTGTTTGGTTTCTTGGCATTTTCTTGAAGTTTCTGATAAATCATCC
This portion of the Brasilonema sennae CENA114 genome encodes:
- the prmC gene encoding peptide chain release factor N(5)-glutamine methyltransferase, producing MADKQLSVTGLQLWQWRNVAIQAANATAILPTEVDWLLQEVAGLDRLALRLESYKNQAEIPLKLSLEDLDKLWQQRLNEHLPVQYVAGATPWRKYKIAVSKAVLIPRPETEYLIDLAVAAARNSKVTPSLEQGHWADLGTGSGAIAIGLADVFTTAIIHAVDYSHEALVVAKANAQNLGFGERIQFYQGSWWQPLASLKGQFSGMISNPPYIPTNIIPTLQLEVVKHEPHLALDGGIDGLDCIRHLVEISSTYLRSGGVWLIEMMKGQADAVGEMLHNQGSYCNIQIHKDLAGIERFALAYRKS
- a CDS encoding Tic22 family protein; protein product: MNLLVRWGTTLTLVGSTLLTTVFSGNLPVIALTEQQIKEKLDPVPVFLITNNQGVPLTRTVPNNAANAQNAQNKQATVTDVFMSGQEAQAFINELRNVKGKDPKMADMLKSLQVTPVPLGMIYQKLQENAKKPNNLVFAFNPGKQDLEGAVTLLRQSGKEVKQFPSVPVFIVRSPDKGYVSVKRKTDNKEVIPLFLSQKDAQNLLSQVKQQVPKADIQVVDIEGVIKTLKEKNDTWLSQVAIVPSTESMQYVVSKRGGGASQNPPAKKK